In Brevinematia bacterium, a genomic segment contains:
- a CDS encoding STAS domain-containing protein, whose translation MEKKLNIEVSDKGKYYLIKLKGSVNSYTYDDFQKQLYSAIEQKSVCIDLSEVDNLSSAGLGTIMYAIEKGEEKGFKVYVLTPSPIAKEAIEATGFKEMFNIIHSLAEIK comes from the coding sequence ATGGAAAAGAAGTTAAATATTGAGGTCTCTGACAAAGGTAAATACTATTTAATTAAACTGAAAGGGAGTGTAAACTCTTACACTTACGACGACTTTCAAAAACAATTGTACAGTGCAATTGAACAAAAGAGCGTCTGTATTGATTTAAGCGAAGTTGACAACCTATCCTCTGCAGGACTGGGAACTATAATGTATGCAATAGAAAAAGGAGAAGAAAAAGGATTTAAGGTGTATGTCCTAACACCCTCTCCGATAGCAAAAGAAGCTATAGAAGCAACAGGCTTTAAAGAGATGTTCAACA